AAGGTCAACCACGAGGTCAAGATCACGCTGCTCGACTGGCTGTTCTCTTGCGGGGCCGGACGGATCGAATGCGACGTGGACGCCCGCAACCAGCGGTCGCTGGCCTCGCTGGTCCGGTTCGGCTTCACGCCCGAGGGCACCCGCCGCCGGTCCTCCCGCAACATTGACGGACTCTGGCGTGACTTCGTCATCCTGTCGCTGCTGACCGAGGAGTGGCCGGAACTGCGTCCCCGTGCGCTGGCCTCCCTGGCGGGACAGATGCCCGCCGGGCTGCTCGCGGTCTAGGGGGCCTTGCTTCTGAGAGACTGACCCTCGTGAACACTCTCGATGCCGATACCTCGACGCTGTGGATGGAGGTTGAAAGGGCGTGGCCGGAGCTCCCGTGGGAGGTGGCCGCCTTCAGGCACGGCGCGTTCCATCACGTAGCGGTCCTCGGCTCTTCTGCCGTCGTGCGCGTCGCGAGCGGTTCCGAACACACCCACCGGACGCAGGGCGAGCATCAGAACCTGAGGACCCTGGCGGCCATGGATCTTCCTTTTCGTAGTCCTGTTGCGCTCTCCGAACCGCGTTCGGGACCGACGTGGTCTGCCCAACTCACCAGCGTCGTCCCGGGCGACCATCGAACCGGCCTCTCCTGGGCGGAAGTCAGGGAGGCTCTGGAGATGGTTCTCGCCGGACTCCGGGAAGCTGGGCGACCTCCGGGTGCGCTTCGTCCGGTCAGGCAGGCGTGCGGAGGCGGAGACTGGCCGGGCGTCGTGGACCGGATTCTCCAGCCTCTGGACAGGGCCGCACGGAACGCCGCCGGACGAGTTGTCGCGAACGTGTTGGACGCAGAATCCACGGCCGGAACGACGCTGGTGCACGGTGACTTCGGCCTGCACAACATCATGTGGACAGGCACCCAGCTGTCCGGCGTCGTGGACCTCGACAACGCCTGCATCGGTGACCCGGCAATCGACCTGGCGCCGCTCATCGGAGCCTTCGGCTCGAGCAGGGTCGCCGACCTGGCGGACAAGGAGATGATCGCCAGGGCACGAGCCCATCGGGCCTCTCTGCCGCTGCAAGTGGCCGCCGCCGCCGAACTGGTAAACGACTCGAAGCTCAGGGACTTCGCGCTGGGGAATTTCCAGGCACGGTTCCTCACAGGCACCCTTGAGGATCCCAGCCAGGGGTGACGGCCCAGCCGGCGGGCCCCTAAGTGGCGGCAGACCGGAAGCTGGATCGGGTGGGCGCAGAACACAAAAAAGCCCCGGAATCCATGAAGGATTCCAGGGCATTTCCTGTTGTGCGCGGAGGGGGACTTGAACCCCCACCCCCTTTCGAGGACTAGCACCTCAAGCTAGCGCGTCTGCCATTCCGCCACCCGCGCAGGTGGTATTTCCGGGAAGAATTTCGCCTTTCAGCGTTTTGCTTTTCTCGGAAGCAGCGAGAAAGACTCTACACGAAGATTCCGGAAACAAATAATCGGGGTCTGCCGGGGCGGTGTGGGTAGGCTGAAGCCAGCACTGAGCCACTGCCACGAGGAGCGATATGACTGACATTCGGCCCGAAGACGAGGTTGTCCGGATCTGCCAGGAACTGATCCGGATCGACACCTCCAACTACGGTGACGGTTCCGGACCGGGAGAGCGCGCAGCCGCCGAATACACCGCGGGACTGATCACGGAGGTCGGGCTGGACGCCGAGATCTTCGAATCCGCACCCGGCCGCGCCAGCGTGGTGACCCGGCTGGCCGGCGAGGATCCTTCTGCCAGCGCGCTCGTGGTCCACGGCCACCTCGACGTCGTCCCCGCGCTGCGGGAGCAGTGGTCCGTGGACCCCTTTGGTGCGGAGCTCAAGGACGGCCTGATCTGGGGCCGCGGCGCCGTGGACATGAAGGACATGGACGCCATGATCCTTTCCGTGTTGCGGGATTTCGCCCGGACCGGCCGGAAGCCCAAGCGCGACCTGATCTTCGCGTTCTTCGCGGATGAGGAGGCGGGCGGCAAGTACGGTGCCGGCTACGCCGTCGAACACCGGCCCGAACTCTTTGAGGGCGCAACCGAGGCGATCTCCGAAGTGGGCGGCTTCTCGGCCACCATCGGCGGACAGCGCACCTATCTACTGCAGACCGCGGAGAAGGGTTTGTCCTGGCTGCGGCTGGTGGCTCACGGCCGTGCCGGCCACGGCTCCCAGATCAACACGGACAATGCCGTTACCCGGCTCGCCAGCGCCGTCTCACGGATCGGGGAATACCGCTGGCCGGTGGAGCTGACCCCCACCACCCGGCAGTTCCTGGACGGCGTGACGGAACTCACCGGCGTCGAGTTCGATCCGGACGATCCGGACAAGATCCTCAAGGAACTCGGCACCGTGGCCCGGTTTGTCGGCGCCACCCTGCAGAACACCACCAACCCCACCCTGCTCAAGGGCGGGTACAAGCACAACGTCATCCCGGAATCCGCCGAGGCCCTCGTGGACTGCCGGACACTGCCCGGCCAGCAGGACCAGGTCCTCGAGATCGTCCGCGAACTGGCGGGCACCGGGGTGGATGTCAGCTACGTGCACCAGGACGTCTCGCTCGAAGTTCCGTTCGCCGGGAACCTCGTGGACTCGATGATCGACGCGCTGCACTCCGAGGACCCCGGCGCGAAGGTACTCCCGTACACGCTCTCGGGCGGCACGGACAACAAGGCCCTGAGCCGGCTCGGCATCACCGGCTACGGATTTGCGCCGCTCATGCTCCCGGACGACCTCGACTTCACCGGCATGTTCCACGGCGTCGACGAACGGGTTCCGGCCGACTCGCTCAAGTTCGGCGCCCGGGTGCTGAATACCCTGCTGAGCAACTACTGAGCGGATCGCACCGAAAATGGCACCCACAGGCACGACGCCCGAAGACATCCTGCCAGAGGCTCTCCTGGAACGGATCCGTGCCCGCGCGGCCGGGTACGACCGGGACAATGCTTTCTTCACGGAGGACCTCCGCGAGCTTGCGGACGCCGGCTACCTGAAGATCTTCGTCCCGGCGTCCCAAGGCGGCCTGGGCCTGGGGCTCGCCGGGGCGGCGCAGCTGCAGCGGCGGCTGGCCACCGCGGCGCCGGCCACAGCGCTGGCGATCAACATGCACCTGGTGTGGACCGGCGTCGCCCATGTCCTGGCGGCCCGGGGTGATTCCTCGCTTGACTTCGTCCTGAAGGAGGCCGCGGAGGGCGAGATCTTTGCCTTCGGCAACTCCGAGGCGGGGAACGACTCCGTACTTTTCGACTCCCGGACCGAGGCCACCCCGCTGCCGGACGGAAGCTACGGATTCACCGGGCGGAAGATCTTCACGAGCCTTTCACCGGCGTGGACCAGGCTGGGCATCTTCGGCAAGGACGCCGCGGGGAGGGACGGCGAGGGCGAACTGGTGCATGGCTTCATTGACCGGGAGACCCCCGGCTACCAGATCCTGTCCGACTGGGACACGCTGGGCATGCGGGCCAGCCAGTCCAACACCACAGTCCTGGAAGGCGCCGTGGTTCCGCCCGAGCGGATCTTCCGGAAGCTCCCCGTTGGACCCAACGCGGACCCGCTGATCTTCGCCATCTTCGCCTGCTTCGAGACGCTACTGGCCGCGGTGTACACGGGGATCGGGGAGCGCGCACTGCAGTTGGGCGTCGAAGCCGTCAAGCGCCGCACCTCGTTCAAAAACGGCGGCCGCAGCTACGCCCAAGACCCGGACATCCGTTGGAAGGTCGCGGAGGCGGCCATGGCGATGGATGCGCTCTACCCGCAGCTTGCGACCGGGGCGGCCGACGTCGATGCCCTCACCGATCACGGCGGGCAGTGGTTCCCGAAGCTCGTTGGGGTGAAAGTGCGCGCCACCGAAACGGCACGCACCGTCGTCGACCTTGCGATCAGGGTTTCCGGCGGCTCGAGCTACTTCCGCGGTTCCGAGCTGGAGCGACTCTACCGGGACGTCCTGGCGGGAATGTTCCACCCGTCCGACGACGAATCGGCACACAACACGGTAGCCAACGCCTGGCTGGGCCCACTGGAGGGTTAGCCGCCGGGGCTTTGGCGCCGGGGTCCAGGACGGTCTGTTGGACTTTTTATACGGTCCGCTGGACCTGGATGACCTTGCGCCGTAACCAGAAGCGGCGCCCGCCGCCGACGTACAGGACGCTGCGCTCGAGTTCCCACTTACCGTATTCGGAGTGGGCCGCAAGGAGGCGTCGCGCCTCCGGCAGGGAATCCTCAGGGCTGACCGTCAGCACGAGGTACTCGTACTGACGCGCATAGTCCCGCTCCCGACGGACCGAGCTGCTCAGAAAATGTTCCTTCATTGCTCTCCATTTTCGTCTTTTTCGGGCTAACGTGAAGTCATGAGCATCGATCCGCGTGTCGCGCTTCAGGCCCTTACCTCCGCCCTTGAGGAGCACTTGGCCGCTGCGGCGGCGCGGCGGGGAGACGGGGACCCCGCGGTCGAGGCGGCCTTCTTCGCCGTTGCCGATGCCTTTGAAGTCTACGACGACTCCCTCTACGAAGCGTATGGCGAAGTGACACCCCTTGAGGTCATTGACGAGGAAGATGACGACGAGGAAAACGAAGACGTCGACGACGAGGAAGACCTCGAACTCATCCAGGATTAGTGCCGCCGGTGGTTTGGGACTGAACCCACGCCACTTCGTCGGCCAGTAAGTCGAGACCCTTTCCGACGGGGGTGTAGCCCAGTTCGTGGGCCGCGCTGGTATCCAGGGTCATGGGCGTCCGCCACGGATGGTCCCCTCGGTCGGCCGTGGCTGGCACCCGCTCTATCTCTCCATTCCAGCCCAGTTGCGTGGCAATGGCCTGCACAATCCGGAGAGCCGAGGGGGTGTCTGGATCGGCGGCGTTGAGGACTCGGGGCGCCGGCTGCGCTACCAGAATCTCGATGAGGGCGGCGGCATTGGCGGCTGCGCTGAGGTGATCGACGGTGTTTGGATCGGCCACTTCGATGGTGGGCTCCCCGCGCAGCATGCGCTCAACGATGCCTTTTGTGCGGGCGTTCCGGGCCCACGGGCCGTGCACTTTCGACGGGCGGATCACGGTTACCGGCAGGCCCGAGTCGAGTGCCGCTAGTTCGGCGGCGACCTTGCAGGGCCCGTACCCGTCCCGGCTGAAAGGGTTCACGTCGTCACCGGCCGGCGGAAGCGTGCGAGTGTCTTCCCTAATCGGCGCGTCGAATTCCGGCGGCTCGTCGCCGTTGACGTGCCTGCCCACGGCGTCGGTGTAGACCGCACGGCTTGACACCAGGACCGGGCAGGCGACCGAGGCCATCAGCGGAAGCACGGCCCTGACCTCCGCGGCCGAATAGGCAACGAGGTCGACCAGGAGGTCGGCGCCGGGGCCCACTAGCTCCTGAACTCGGCTAATGTCGCTCCGCTCGATCTGGTGGAAGCGCACCCCTGCCTGAACCAGCTCGGCAGGCATCCGGGCACTGCTCCGGCCGGTCACGTCCACGGTCCATCCTGCTTTGGCGAGCCGCACTGCGGTCATACCGCCAATAGCTCCCGTTCCTCCTAGAAGAACCGCCCGCATCGTCTTCCCCCTATGTCGCGACTATCCTCACCGCACTCTAACGTTCGCGGAGGGCGACGATGCGGTCCGCACCGGTTGCCACTCATAATGTCTGACCCCCGCGGTTGAATTGGTTCATGGGAATCGGTGCAGCTCTCATCGCTCGTCCGGCCGGAAGGCCCGGCGGTGATGTGCACGGCGTAGGCCATAATCTTGCCGGGGTCCTTGGCCGACTTCAGGACCTGTGCGCGACTGCGGTCGCGGACTCATCACTGATGGACTTTGGCGAGGCGTCCGGGTCCGCGGGCCAAGTCGAGGAAATCTCCCGGGCCGTGGAGTACCTGCAACTGGTGGCTGCCGGGGCCGTGGACCGCACCCGCAAGGAAGCCGCCGCTGCCGGCAGTGCCCGGGTGCTCGATGACGGCTACCGCAAGAGCTCCGAGTTCCTCCGGGACCGGTTGCAGATCAGTGCCGCGGAGGCGCACCGGCGCCTGTCCCTGGCCGGGGACGTGCTGCCCCGCACCGGGATCACCGGCCAGCCCGTCCCGCCCGTGCGCGAGGAACTCGCCGCGGCCGTGGCCGCCGGGGCCGTGCCGTCCCGCTCCGCGACGATCATCGCCCAGGCGCTGGGCCGGGTCCGGGGCGTCTGCGACGCGGAGACCGGCGCCCGGATGGAGCACGCCCTGACCCGCACCGCGGCCGAGCACGACCCGGACTTCCTGGCCCGGATCGCGAGGCGCTGGATGGACGCGATCGACCAGGACGGCGCCGAACCCTCCGAAGAGCTCCTCCGCCAGCTCCAGGGAGCCTTCATCCGCAAACCCCGCCACGGCCTGCAGCACCTGGAAATCTTCGCCACCACCGAACAGTTCGAACACCTCCTCACCGTGATGAACACCGCCACCAACCCCCGCACCGCGGCGGCCGGAGCCGGCGGAGCCGAGGGCGAATCGGGCGGCAGTGACACCGCCGCCGACGCGGATTCGGCGAGTGCTGCGGACGGGTTCGTGCCGAACCTGCTGGACCGGCGGTCCCGGCCGCAGAAACTCCTCGACGGCCTCGTCGGCGGCTGCAAAGCCGCCCTCGCCTCCGGCGGGCTGCCCGCCGCGGGCGGACTCCGGCCCCAGGTCATGGTCACCATCGACTACCGCGACCTCCTCGACCGGCTCCACCAGCTGACCGACGCCGGGGAAGCTGGGAAGTTGGAAGGGACCGTGGACGCAGCCAAGTTCGGCTGGGCCGGGGACGCCCGCGGACCTGGCGCCGACGCAACCGGCCCGTTCGGGTTCGCCGGCACCGGGACAATGGCGTTCACCGGGCCCGTCACCGCCGCGACCATCCGCAAAATCGCCTGCCACGCCGACATCATCCCCGTCCTCCTCGGATCCCGGGGCCGGGTCCTGGACATCGGCCGCACCACCCGCATCTTCCCGCCGCACATCCGCAAAGCCCTCACCGCCCGCGACCAAGGCTGCGCTTTCCCCGACTGCACCATCCCCGCCCCCTGGTGCGAAGCCCACCACCTCACCTACTGGTCCCACGGCGGGCCCACCAGCACAGACAACGGAACACTCCTGTGTTCCCACCATCACCACCTGATCCACAAAGAACAATGGACCATCCAGCCCCGCAACGGCATCCCCTGGTTCATCCCGCCACCCCACCTCGACCCACACCAGACACCGAGACGAAACCACTACTTCCGCTGCTGAACACTCGGTCTGGTCGCCAGCTGGGAGTCCGTCACCACCCGGTCGTGCCGGGGCCGCCCTTGAACGGGCCAACGATCCGCGAGGTTATCCACCCTCCGTAGAAGTCACCCTCCTGCGAGGTCACCTGCTCGCCGTCGACCGTGCAGGAATCCATCTGAGCCGGGTAGAGGGCCACCCGGCTACTGAGCGCCTCGAAGCCCCGGGTGGGTTCCGGGTAGGTCCACCCGGCACGGGGAACGACGACGCCCCCGCCAACGACGTCGAAGTAGTGCGCCTCTCCCTTGAACTCGCAGAAGCTGGTGCCTTCGACCGGGACGAGTACACCGGCAGCGAATGCGTCCATTGGCAGGTAGTAGACAGGGGGATGACTCGTCTCCAGGACGCGAACGGCATCCGTCGTGTCCACAATTACCTGTCCGCCGAGCCGCACGACCACGCGTTCCGATCGCGGCTCAACCCGTGGCGGGCGCGGGTAGTCCCACACCGATTCTTGCCCCGCCTTGGGTTTGATGGGCTGGGGACGCCGGAAGAATCCCGAAATACCGTGCGCTGGAGTCATGTCCCCATGGTGACATGCTCGGCTGGGATACGACCCTGAATGCCGGCGGAGCCAGCCCGCCTCCCGCCCGCGGCCTAGGCTCCGCTGGAGACGTCCTCTAGGGCCACGGCAATCTCCGGCGGCAACGGCGCCAGCGAGGCGTCCAGGATCTCCTTGAGCTGGACAGCCGTCCGGGGTCCCACCACCGCTGTCGCCACCCCATGCTGTGACAGCAACCAGCTGAGGGACACGTCCAAGGCGGTCCGGCCCAGCCCCTTGGCGGCCATCGCGACCGCCTCGACAACGCTGGAGGCGCTCCCTTCAAGGTACGGCTCCACGTAGCCTGCCAGCTTCTGGTGCGCGGCGCGGGAGTCGGCCGGAATGTGGCCGCGGTACTTGCCGGTCAGCACGCCGCGCCCCAGCGGGCCCCAGGCCATCAGGCCGAGCCCGGCGTCCTCGATGGCGGGAATCAACTCGCCTTCGGGCTTGCGCTGCAGGAGCGAGTACTCGGACTGGCAGGCGACCAGGGGGAAGCCCGCGACGGCGGCGGCTTTCGCGGTCTGCCAGCCGTTGAAATTGGAGACACCCGCGTAGCGTGCCCGGCCGGAGCGGACGGCGAATTCCAGGGCGGAGAGGGTTTCCTCCAGCGGCACGTTAGGATCCCAGGCCTGGGCCAGCCAGAGGTCCACATAATCGGTGCCGAGCCGCGCCAGGCTCGCGTCAAGGCCGGACAGCATTCCGTTGCGGGAGGTGTCGACGCTGTGCCGGCCGCCCGACGTCGTCAGCCCTGCTTTGGTGGAGATCACCACTTCGGAGCGGGCGACGACGTCGCCCAGCATGCTGCCGAGGAGTGCCTCGGCGCGGCCGCCGGCGTAGGACGCGGCGGTGTCAATCAGCGTTCCGCCCCCGTCGACGAAGGTGCGGAGCAGGCCGGCGGCATCCTGCTCATCGGTCTCACCGGCCCACGACATGGTGCCAAGGGAAAGGGACGAGACACGCAACCCACTGTTGCCGACATAACGCTGCTGCATGCCTGCAAGCTTACGATGCTCCGGAACGTTCATAACGTAGGGTCTATAAACGTGAACTGGTTAGAAGCAGCCTTTCTGGGCCTTGTGCAGGGACTGACAGAATTCCTCCCGATTTCCTCGAGCGCGCACCTACGGATCGTGGGGGCGTTCCTGCCGGACGCGGCCGACCCCGGGGCGGCCTTCACCGCCATCACCCAGCTGGGCACCGAGACC
The nucleotide sequence above comes from Arthrobacter sp. KBS0702. Encoded proteins:
- a CDS encoding aldo/keto reductase — encoded protein: MQQRYVGNSGLRVSSLSLGTMSWAGETDEQDAAGLLRTFVDGGGTLIDTAASYAGGRAEALLGSMLGDVVARSEVVISTKAGLTTSGGRHSVDTSRNGMLSGLDASLARLGTDYVDLWLAQAWDPNVPLEETLSALEFAVRSGRARYAGVSNFNGWQTAKAAAVAGFPLVACQSEYSLLQRKPEGELIPAIEDAGLGLMAWGPLGRGVLTGKYRGHIPADSRAAHQKLAGYVEPYLEGSASSVVEAVAMAAKGLGRTALDVSLSWLLSQHGVATAVVGPRTAVQLKEILDASLAPLPPEIAVALEDVSSGA
- a CDS encoding HNH endonuclease signature motif containing protein — its product is MGIGAALIARPAGRPGGDVHGVGHNLAGVLGRLQDLCATAVADSSLMDFGEASGSAGQVEEISRAVEYLQLVAAGAVDRTRKEAAAAGSARVLDDGYRKSSEFLRDRLQISAAEAHRRLSLAGDVLPRTGITGQPVPPVREELAAAVAAGAVPSRSATIIAQALGRVRGVCDAETGARMEHALTRTAAEHDPDFLARIARRWMDAIDQDGAEPSEELLRQLQGAFIRKPRHGLQHLEIFATTEQFEHLLTVMNTATNPRTAAAGAGGAEGESGGSDTAADADSASAADGFVPNLLDRRSRPQKLLDGLVGGCKAALASGGLPAAGGLRPQVMVTIDYRDLLDRLHQLTDAGEAGKLEGTVDAAKFGWAGDARGPGADATGPFGFAGTGTMAFTGPVTAATIRKIACHADIIPVLLGSRGRVLDIGRTTRIFPPHIRKALTARDQGCAFPDCTIPAPWCEAHHLTYWSHGGPTSTDNGTLLCSHHHHLIHKEQWTIQPRNGIPWFIPPPHLDPHQTPRRNHYFRC
- a CDS encoding M20/M25/M40 family metallo-hydrolase, coding for MTDIRPEDEVVRICQELIRIDTSNYGDGSGPGERAAAEYTAGLITEVGLDAEIFESAPGRASVVTRLAGEDPSASALVVHGHLDVVPALREQWSVDPFGAELKDGLIWGRGAVDMKDMDAMILSVLRDFARTGRKPKRDLIFAFFADEEAGGKYGAGYAVEHRPELFEGATEAISEVGGFSATIGGQRTYLLQTAEKGLSWLRLVAHGRAGHGSQINTDNAVTRLASAVSRIGEYRWPVELTPTTRQFLDGVTELTGVEFDPDDPDKILKELGTVARFVGATLQNTTNPTLLKGGYKHNVIPESAEALVDCRTLPGQQDQVLEIVRELAGTGVDVSYVHQDVSLEVPFAGNLVDSMIDALHSEDPGAKVLPYTLSGGTDNKALSRLGITGYGFAPLMLPDDLDFTGMFHGVDERVPADSLKFGARVLNTLLSNY
- a CDS encoding acyl-CoA dehydrogenase family protein, producing the protein MAPTGTTPEDILPEALLERIRARAAGYDRDNAFFTEDLRELADAGYLKIFVPASQGGLGLGLAGAAQLQRRLATAAPATALAINMHLVWTGVAHVLAARGDSSLDFVLKEAAEGEIFAFGNSEAGNDSVLFDSRTEATPLPDGSYGFTGRKIFTSLSPAWTRLGIFGKDAAGRDGEGELVHGFIDRETPGYQILSDWDTLGMRASQSNTTVLEGAVVPPERIFRKLPVGPNADPLIFAIFACFETLLAAVYTGIGERALQLGVEAVKRRTSFKNGGRSYAQDPDIRWKVAEAAMAMDALYPQLATGAADVDALTDHGGQWFPKLVGVKVRATETARTVVDLAIRVSGGSSYFRGSELERLYRDVLAGMFHPSDDESAHNTVANAWLGPLEG
- a CDS encoding aminoglycoside phosphotransferase family protein; its protein translation is MNTLDADTSTLWMEVERAWPELPWEVAAFRHGAFHHVAVLGSSAVVRVASGSEHTHRTQGEHQNLRTLAAMDLPFRSPVALSEPRSGPTWSAQLTSVVPGDHRTGLSWAEVREALEMVLAGLREAGRPPGALRPVRQACGGGDWPGVVDRILQPLDRAARNAAGRVVANVLDAESTAGTTLVHGDFGLHNIMWTGTQLSGVVDLDNACIGDPAIDLAPLIGAFGSSRVADLADKEMIARARAHRASLPLQVAAAAELVNDSKLRDFALGNFQARFLTGTLEDPSQG
- a CDS encoding DUF5703 family protein, yielding MKEHFLSSSVRRERDYARQYEYLVLTVSPEDSLPEARRLLAAHSEYGKWELERSVLYVGGGRRFWLRRKVIQVQRTV
- a CDS encoding NAD(P)-dependent oxidoreductase; translation: MTAVRLAKAGWTVDVTGRSSARMPAELVQAGVRFHQIERSDISRVQELVGPGADLLVDLVAYSAAEVRAVLPLMASVACPVLVSSRAVYTDAVGRHVNGDEPPEFDAPIREDTRTLPPAGDDVNPFSRDGYGPCKVAAELAALDSGLPVTVIRPSKVHGPWARNARTKGIVERMLRGEPTIEVADPNTVDHLSAAANAAALIEILVAQPAPRVLNAADPDTPSALRIVQAIATQLGWNGEIERVPATADRGDHPWRTPMTLDTSAAHELGYTPVGKGLDLLADEVAWVQSQTTGGTNPG
- a CDS encoding DUF427 domain-containing protein; its protein translation is MTPAHGISGFFRRPQPIKPKAGQESVWDYPRPPRVEPRSERVVVRLGGQVIVDTTDAVRVLETSHPPVYYLPMDAFAAGVLVPVEGTSFCEFKGEAHYFDVVGGGVVVPRAGWTYPEPTRGFEALSSRVALYPAQMDSCTVDGEQVTSQEGDFYGGWITSRIVGPFKGGPGTTGW